In the genome of Podarcis raffonei isolate rPodRaf1 chromosome 17, rPodRaf1.pri, whole genome shotgun sequence, one region contains:
- the MBOAT4 gene encoding ghrelin O-acyltransferase, translating into MTLKTRLFIFRYTFLLVGGFLLAWAAMGCYALLLLISAFSSLAVIRSAGPQQVHTWAFFVQMTWQTLCHLGLHYKEYYLQEAACIRLPIALSALMLMTQKVTSLALDIHENKVKVGLPSEERRSFCWHLLQALPLCTYLLCFPTLLGGPLCSFHRFQAWVRYSKAPFSSGLLWAATQKGLGALTLGLLNNIVRGYISALDDLIDCTHFDCVYVVWTSALSFRLTYYSHWLLDESLFLAAGLGLDLGHHQYSAAADRVVMDTDIWTLETTNTIAGFTRTWNKSTAQWLRRLIFQQSSSHPLLATFAFSAWWHGFRPGQVFGFLCWAVMVQADYRFHRVLGSVAKSRLQRLLYQTVTWCHTQLVVAYIMIAVEMRSVSMLWRLLSSYNSFFPLVSVTVLLLLVKK; encoded by the exons ATGACTTTGAAAACACGTCTGTTTATTTTTAGGTACACTTTCCTGCTGGTGGGTGGTTTCCTCCTGGCCTGGGCTGCTATGGGGTGCTATGCCCTGCTGCTGCTTATATCTGCCTTCTCCTCTCTTGCCGTAATCCGTTCTGCTGGCCCACAGCAGGTCCACACATGGGCATTCTTCGTTCAGATGACCTGGCAAACACTGTGCCATCTTGGGCTGCATTACAAAGAATATTACCTACAAGAAGCTGCATGTATCAG ATTGCCCATTGCCCTTTCTGCCCTCATGCTGATGACCCAGAAAGTCACCTCACTGGCTTTGGATATCCATGAAAACAAAGTGAAGGTGGGCTTGCCATCTGAGGAGAGGAGATCCTTTTGCTGGCACCTGCTCCAGGCACTGCCACTGTGTACTTATCTGCTGTGTTTCCCGACCCTGCTGGGAGGCCCTCTCTGTTCTTTCCACAGATTTCAGGCATGGGTAAGGTATTCCAAGGCTCCGTTTTCTTCAGGTCTCCTCTGGGCTGCCACTCAAAAAGGCCTGGGGGCTCTGACTCTGGGCCTGTTGAACAATATCGTGAGGGGATACATTTCCGCTCTGGATGACCTAATCGACTGCACCCACTTTGACTGTGTTTACGTCGTGTGGACCTCAGCCCTCTCCTTCAGGCTCACTTACTACTCTCACTGGCTGCTTGACGAGTCCCTCTTCCTTGCTGCAGGTTTGGGGCTGGATCTTGGCCACCACCAATATTCAGCAGCTGCTGACAGAGTCGTCATGGACACAGACATTTGGACCTTGGAAACAACCAACACAATTGCTGGCTTCACCCGAACATGGAACAAGAGCACAGCCCAGTGGCTGAGGCGGCTCATATTCCAGCAGAGCAGTTCACATCCTCTCCTGGCCACCTTTGCCTTCTCAGCCTGGTGGCATGGCTTCCGCCCTGGCCAGGTCTTTGGGTTTCTGTGCTGGGCCGTTATGGTGCAAGCAGACTACCGCTTCCATCGCGTTTTGGGTTCAGTGGCAAAATCCCGGCTTCAGAGGCTGCTGTACCAAACTGTGACCTGGTGTCATACACAACTGGTGGTGGCGTACATTATGATTGCTGTTGAGATGAGGAGTGTCTCCATGCTTTGGCGGCTGTTGTCTTCGTACAATAGCTTCTTTCCATTAGTCTCCGTCACTGTGCTCCTCCTGTTAGTAAAGAAATGA